Within the Triplophysa dalaica isolate WHDGS20190420 chromosome 2, ASM1584641v1, whole genome shotgun sequence genome, the region TTGCCGATGCTGTCAGGAATCctgtacaacaacaaaaaagccaaaaacgtcattttcatgatgATATGGATTACATCAGAAAGTAGCCTAGTTTAGAGATTACAGATTTGCACAAAACTTTTgcaatattttctaaatatctatacaaaaactacagcaaaatGATAATTCTCATTAGCCAATTTTATGCGATTCAAACAATGTTTTCCTCTCATAATAAGACATTCTAAAATCAAGGAGATGGATGTAGGTAGGTTGTTGTATATCTCAGCCACTGCACTAGCCATCGCTTATTAATCACAGAAACAGGTGTCATCCAAGCATCCTTAATACTTTGGAGCAAGCATTAAATCTTTTTTAGCAATACACACAGTTTTTGCAAAACTGTCAAGCTTCCATTGGGCTTATTTTCAATTCGTGCAATTTTAAGAGTAATATTAACAACTAATGATCAAAGGTTCCATCCCAGCCCAGACATCGGTTACCCGTTCTATGACTACTGAACTACACACAGTTCAAAAGTTTGAGCATCATCAACTTATCAAATCCTGAAAGACAACTTACAAATCTAGGGTACAACACCCAACCTTAAACTCAGTAAAACAAATCAAtcacatatttacaaaataaagttcTGTTGGACCAATTCAAGGAAATGCATTGACACCGTGAACATGATACTTACAGTTTGTTGACCACCTCCTTGAGGTCATTGGTCTGAACCTCACGACTCATGATCTCAACCATCTTCTTGCGGATCTGACGGACCTGCTGGTGCTGAGCATAGGAGGTCTTCCTGATCTGATTGGTGCGCTTTTTGGTGAAGCCCACGCAGAAAAGGCGGAGGAGATAGCCATCAGTGGTCTTCACATCAACGTGGGCCTCAATCATTGTCTAATGGAAAGACATACAAGTTTCAAATCAAGTTTAATAATATAGTGAAAACACAATGtccattgttccaaagcagctttacaggagcaaaacgtgtacaatttctttaaataacaacAGTGAGTCAATTTGACTTCAATCTTTCATTCACAATTCTAAATTAAtcttaaaatatagaaaaaacgCCTTTAAAACTGAGTGCCAAAATAAGTGTTTTGGATAATGACAAAGATGTTGCATCACGTAACTCCATTTTTCCCATGAAAGAAAGTGCTTGACCACATGGGGGGATATCACATTAAAGTGAGTGATATTTGACTTGTTATATGATCTTAACAAATCTGTTTTCTAATTTCTTTGTGTAACATATTCACTACCTTAAAGGGACTCGTCaaaccaaaatattaaaaagtttcACTGATTCTAAATGCTAACTTAAGCACAAGACAGCAGCTTAACTTTTACCATAGCAGTAGGAATATTCTGTAGACACAATTATCCACATCAACAAATGCATGCCATCCATGCGAACTAGTCATGCAAGACATTACCTGCCACTTCTTGACCATGGAGCACATCTTGTCACGGGTAAGGTCCATGCCATGGAAGTTGGTGAGGCAGTTCTTGCCCTGCACGTCTTCTGTGACCAGCTTGAATTTACGGAAGGCCACCTCATCGTTCTGCAGATCAGCCAGGCTGACCTCGAACACACGTCCCTTCAGACCATCAGATGCAATTTCTGGAATATAGAGAAATGTCTTTTAGCATAGCCATgctaaaaatgttttctctatATACGAGACTGTCAGGTTAAACTTAGATTTTGAACTGGGACTGAAACAATCGTTAGCACAAATGTCCACTGTTATACTGTACAGTACTCCAAGTATCATACACTATTCTATTGGCAACTGTACTCTGGCAGCCCATCAAAACAACCAggttgcatgttttttttctataatgtTGCCTTTTCCCAAATGGTGTTAAATTAACTTCAATTATTTAATTGGAAAGACTAACATCAATggccaaaataaaaaacgtaCTGGTTCCCTGAGTCCTGGTGACCAAGGTCTTGCCCAGGTTGCGAATGTTGAACATGGCTGGTGCCTTGACATCATACCAATCCTTCTTGGAGAAAGGATCAACACTGCGAAGAGAGAcaacacattatttaataaaatgcataGATTGTTCAAGTACACTTAAGAACATGCACgatatattttctaaatgtatatttcaaaaGCTGACACTGGATTAGCTTTGCCTGCCAAATGTTGAGTATCGATCATTGCtcatttcacaaaaatatgagcgagtgcttttaataatttaatgttaagTAACTCTGAACCGGTGCTTAACTGAAGAAGCCTAACGTTAGCCAGGTCTCCTGGTAACTTCATGCTACCGTAACCAAATTTCCCTGCATTTTTTGTTAAGAAAAGAACGACTAAATAAGaacaaccaaataataagtgTAGCAAATTCAAGATGTTGCCAGGAACGTTAACCATAATGTAAAGTTGCCATATTCAAACACACAGAAGTCATGCTCCAAGTAAGCCTGCCAGCATTAGCATGATAGCTAAATACAATCATCTAAATATCGATAACATCCTTCGTCCTCACGCAACAAATATTCCGCACAACAGTTTATAACAATGTAACGAAGTGGTCGCGAGGTGAATTTTGTAACTTACATCTTCTTTTTGGCACCTTTTTTGCCACCTTTTGTCAGCCTCTTATTCTTGCCGACTGCCATGTTGAACACAGGGAGTAAAAGAGGAGGAAATGATGAAATACCGCGAGAATTAAAACGCAAGTGAGAACTGGGATATCTCGCGTTATTTCACAAGCCTCGCTGAAAAGCATAAAGGCGCCACCTCGTGTTTACCATATGGTACTTACACTATTTTACAACTAAAAAATACATACTTTAAAAAAGGCGTTGAATGACAAATAGCACaagaaattactttaaaaaatgttttataccaAAGAATCTCTGTAAAAttactttacataaatatttacatagaTGTGAGTTATTGGGTCATTGTAAATACACTATTCATGCAATTTATTGTTTCTTATACAATAGTGTCAAACTGGAGCAGTGAATATTCCATGGTggcaaataaagacattatttTCATATACTGGAACTTTACTATTATTCTCTAATAGTATTAGGATtattatttaaactttattaaatatcttaTAACATGTATAAGATTGCCATGTGTTATTATTGTAAGATGTTAGAGCAGGGTAAATTTAGAGCTCTCAGAGAAGATCTGCAGTACGTTTTATGTCAATTTCAGCTTTTATACACATCAAcctataaaataatgaaacagtattatttaaaataaattattattattatttcactcCCATTGCACAAACAATACAAGAAATTACAAACCTTCTATTTTttaacagtacatttttttaataactttattatttcCAACAAAACCATTATCTTTTACACCGGTCTTTAGAAACTCCCCCGacaacaaaaactgcaacttCATATACACAGTTACTGCACAatttcaactgtttttattttccattattatAAGCACAACGTTTGGCTTCCTTAAAGCtatacagttcacccaaactacatttttttgataaattttCTAACCCTCATCTCAACATTCAGAGTTATATAAGAAAAGGGTAAATTAATGACgagtgaaatatttctttaaatagcTTCCACAAACATGTGGACCTAGTTCGTTTTAAGTCTTTGATCAgaaagcatttaaacaaacgTGTGTTTATAGGATTAAGAATATTGCTGTCCTATATATTGActaattatttctttattcgTTTCCTACGTGTTTCTGTGTGGTAAGAAGTGATATTTCAAGTCTCAGAATAAATTTCAGTGTCTGAGAGACTAATTGTTCCCTGCTGATACAGAGCCTTCATTCTGTACACCCGGGGgactgtacatactgtaaacaAAGGCTACGTGCTTACCAACTCCTTGGCAATGGCACAGAGGGAAAATGAAATCACATTTTATCGATGATAAACACATTTTCCAAAGCTGAAAATATGTATGGCACA harbors:
- the rps3a gene encoding 40S ribosomal protein S3a; amino-acid sequence: MAVGKNKRLTKGGKKGAKKKIVDPFSKKDWYDVKAPAMFNIRNLGKTLVTRTQGTKIASDGLKGRVFEVSLADLQNDEVAFRKFKLVTEDVQGKNCLTNFHGMDLTRDKMCSMVKKWQTMIEAHVDVKTTDGYLLRLFCVGFTKKRTNQIRKTSYAQHQQVRQIRKKMVEIMSREVQTNDLKEVVNKLIPDSIGKDIEKACQSIYPLHDVYVRKVKMLKKPKFELGKLMELHGEGVTSSTAKPAEGESGAKVERADGYEPPIQESV